The Malus domestica chromosome 10, GDT2T_hap1 nucleotide sequence AAAGTTCACTGGTAATCCAGACTAGGAGATTCTTATGATTTCACTAAATTTGGGGAAATTGGTAGGCATTTAGTAGTAAGTAGTAGCCGCACCTGCAGTGTTACGAGAAAGTACCAATTATGCCATTGCTGGACGAGACATCATATAGCCGATGAAGATAAACATAATTTTCGGATACTTCGTTGAATAGACGAATGTCACAATGATATGACAAGAAATGGACGAACAACAAGCGACGTATATTGCATTTTACCGTAAATGTCCACCAACTTCAGTAATTATCATCTTCCAAGTGAACTTAAGCGGtatgaaacaataaaaagaagacCTAGACTAACATGGAAAACAGGTATGCTACACTTAGATTGATGCATATCGTCCCTATACTATGAATAATTAGTAAACGTGCAACGAGCAACAATGGAATCCAAAAGAGGGATAGCTTACGAGCTGTAGGACCTAGCATTGGCAGACCCTCCAACTAAAGCTTCAACAAACCCGGTTCATTTAGAGACCAAAATTGCAGGCCTGAACAAACTCCATATCATAATCGACGTGTTTTTCCCAGAGTGGCTTGAACTGGCTCATGGCAATATCAAGCCAAGGCTTCATATTCCCGTTGAAGTGCACCACTGCAGCATTGCGAATCTCGTCCATGCTGATGCTCGGATTATAGCCAAGTCCCAGAACATGCCATGACTTGTCTAGTGGCTTTGTTGTCGAGTAAAATGTGATTAAACCTGGGGGAAGTGTCCCCAATTTCCAGAGACTACGGTTCTCGTTCTGCAATCAGATCATCATCCCTAGTCAGTGCTACTCAATAGATAggaaaaaacacacacaattaATGGAGTTATCGCAAAACAGAATAACTCATAAGAACGACATGATAGCATCTAAAAAGCATTATGAGTAAGTTTCCCTTCTCTTTTCACTGCAGCTAGCGGTACATTCTTTACCATGGATCCCCTAAAGATACCACTACGGCAACTAAAAGCTGCAGATTCGAAACAACAAAAACTACAAAATGCACAGTTTGCACAATCAAACAGTTTTTACAAGATCTGCATATATACAGTATTAGATACCACACTATTGGTTTCAAAATGTGAAAGTTCTAGACACAAATTTGACCAAAAGAAAAGTAATCTCTTACCAGATTTTGCCAGTAATGATACTCGGCAGTACAATTTTGCTTTCTCCAAGCATCCAAATCAAAGAAGTTCATTCCATAAGCCCACGCACATGCCTTGGGATTAAACTTCTCCTTAATCAAAGGATGTGAGAAATTCATGTACTGTGCGTACCGATGAAATGACCCAAAACATGTCTCAACCGCTCCATTCACCTTCCCATCCATATCAATCCTCCACAGACCAGTTAAATCCTTCTGAACCACTATATCGTCATCCAAAAATAGAATCCTGTGCAATTTTGGGTACATTTCGGGCAAATAAAACCTCAAGTGGTTCAATATGGACAAATACTTGGGGTTCCTGAATTTCATGTTTGTTGCGTCTTTGGTTGCATTCTCTAGCTTATTTTCAAAGTAAAACGATTGCAACTTCGCATTCTCTAATTGCTTTAGCACCGGCACATATGAAGAATTCAAAAACTTGTAATCCTCCACAGCCTTCACTTCAACATGTGACCCATTATAGTCCTTGCTCTTAAACATAACCTGCATTGCCCCGAGGTTCATCTTATCAGTCACGACATGGAACACATGTTTCCATGGCTCCTTGGCGTTCTTCACGGCCGAATTCACCACCACTGATGCTGCAATCACATTATCCGAAAATATAGCATAATGATATAGACTGGGATCCTCAATTTCCGGTGGGATTGGCTTCCCTTCATCAGTGTACTTCTCCGGATGCGCAATTCGCTCCTCCATTAGCCGCATTGCCACACAATGCAAGCTCTTGGGGATTGATTTCGCAGCAATCAAGCTCGAGAAAGCCCCTTGCTTCTTAGCCTTCGTCAGCTGCTCATTCACTTGGAAAATGGTGTCCTTCAGCTTCTGAATCTTGAGCTGGTTATCGAAAGACTCTTTCGCTTCAGCAATTATTTGTCTAGTTACTTTGATTCGCTCCTTCACTTCCTTCTCGAACTGCCGCAACACCGATTCGTCGATGTTGAGAGC carries:
- the LOC103445378 gene encoding galacturonosyltransferase 8-like, encoding MANLRFSGSGRGAAARSSVASFRVLAIAVAVVFVFSLSFVFTSRTDSSDLGDSGFDSGSFGGFGSTRRTVLALKSDPLKPRLDQIRKQADDHRTLALAYASYARKLKLENSKLVRVFADLSRNYSDLMNKPAYRALFESDALNIDESVLRQFEKEVKERIKVTRQIIAEAKESFDNQLKIQKLKDTIFQVNEQLTKAKKQGAFSSLIAAKSIPKSLHCVAMRLMEERIAHPEKYTDEGKPIPPEIEDPSLYHYAIFSDNVIAASVVVNSAVKNAKEPWKHVFHVVTDKMNLGAMQVMFKSKDYNGSHVEVKAVEDYKFLNSSYVPVLKQLENAKLQSFYFENKLENATKDATNMKFRNPKYLSILNHLRFYLPEMYPKLHRILFLDDDIVVQKDLTGLWRIDMDGKVNGAVETCFGSFHRYAQYMNFSHPLIKEKFNPKACAWAYGMNFFDLDAWRKQNCTAEYHYWQNLNENRSLWKLGTLPPGLITFYSTTKPLDKSWHVLGLGYNPSISMDEIRNAAVVHFNGNMKPWLDIAMSQFKPLWEKHVDYDMEFVQACNFGL